The Antedon mediterranea chromosome 11, ecAntMedi1.1, whole genome shotgun sequence genome window below encodes:
- the LOC140062569 gene encoding synaptogenesis protein syg-2-like, producing the protein MLYDYVLRWGLVLMYYNLLVDGLTTIHPTEMQVLVGDNATFECSTSGIRDTTRWWWFKTSSHDITLIANEEGYFDVRYKLNIDVDRRKSTLTILNITVEDGKAQYYCQQGSVSMNATLIVITGTKLDTTYPECQSDNSVVNTKKTLTLTCSASGGNPRPLLQWYRNGTKVTEQDQNQNSENELSYSAVLSRLLTVDDETAIFTCKAEGIAATVNQSCSIKPAIPPTVIIIANTTYFADGDSLDFTCKVMTPWNITHFIWMIDNQLVTLSTSSKNDGSVLTIFDLDQTYNIIRCNVTTASGLVGNDDVEINYVGLDKMDDDSTATNLTLALCLSVATFLVGFIIGSLVTFRKTRKSHCVNEPQPESKQPAENTNLGLSSSVDKPYYHETIISSEQIVSSETDYSELTPTTPSIYSELNEPKVQKK; encoded by the coding sequence ATGTTATATGATTACGTTCTTCGATGGGGCTTAGTGTTGATGTATTACAATTTGTTAGTTGATGGTCTTACCACAATACATCCTACTGAAATGCAAGTGTTGGTGGGAGATAATGCTACCTTTGAATGCAGCACTAGTGGTATTCGAGATACGACGAGATGGTGGTGGTTTAAAACATCCAGTCACGATATTACATTAATAGCAAATGAGGAAGGATATTTCGATGtcagatataaattaaatattgacgTTGATAGAAGGAAAAGTACACTgacaatattaaatatcacaGTTGAGGATGGCAAAGCTCAATATTACTGTCAACAGGGATCGGTATCAATGAATGCCACACTCATCGTTATCACAGGAACAAAGTTAGACACAACATATCCAGAATGTCAATCTGATAACAGTGTCGTCAATACAAAGAAAACACTTACACTGACATGCAGTGCAAGTGGTGGCAATCCAAGGCCATTATTACAATGGTACAGAAACGGTACAAAGGTTACAGAACAGGATCAAAATCAAAATTCGGAAAATGAATTATCATATTCTGCTGTTTTGAGCCGCTTGTTGACTGTTGATGATGAGACGGCAATATTTACATGTAAAGCAGAAGGTATAGCAGCAACTGTCAACCAAAGTTGTTCCATAAAACCAGCAATTCCACCAACGGTCATTATCATTGCAAACACAACATATTTTGCAGATGGCGACTCTTTAGATTTCACGTGTAAGGTAATGACCCCTTGGAacattacacattttatttGGATGATTGATAACCAGTTAGTCACTTTGAGCACATCCAGTAAAAACGACGGGAGTGTCCTTACAATATTTGATCTCGATCAAACTTATAACATTATTAGATGTAACGTAACCACTGCATCTGGATTAGTTGGTAATGACGATGTTGAAATTaactatgtaggcctagataaaATGGATGATGACTCAACAGCTACCAATTTAACACTGGCTCTATGTCTTTCAGTTGCTACGTTTTTAGTTGGATTTATCATTGGTAGTCTGGTAACATTTCGGAAAACCCGTAAATCTCACTGTGTAAATGAACCTCAGCCTGAATCAAAACAACCTGCTGAAAATACAAATCTAGGCTTAAGTTCTTCTGTTGATAAACCTTATTATCATGAGACAATCATTTCGTCTGAACAGATTGTTTCCTCGGAAACTGATTATTCAGAACTAACTCCAACGACTCCTTCAATATACAGCGAATTAAATGAACCGAAGGTGCAGAAGAAGTGA